The Phoenix dactylifera cultivar Barhee BC4 chromosome 9, palm_55x_up_171113_PBpolish2nd_filt_p, whole genome shotgun sequence genome window below encodes:
- the LOC120111984 gene encoding uncharacterized mitochondrial protein AtMg00810-like, whose product MTDKEDAAGDIPQLPFTHEQCHKLLSLISNSDISQPLSEEVYMELPPGYAGSKGKFFGLKQASRQWYSKLSQALLNYGFEQSKSDHSLFIYKYDSIFLALLVYVNDIILASDDMNEITRLKGFLNEQFKIKDLGQLKYFLGIEVAQCKRDFPMETNLKLQNTDEDLLIDPTSYRRLIGKHLFLTTTRPDISYSVGKLNQFMDKPAKAHMNAAYRVLRYIKQNPGQGLYFSVDSELHIKDFCDSDWGGCKDTRKSITGYCTSLGHSLVSWKSKKQSIVSRSSAEAEYRALASATCEVLLLKYLLADLKIDHSRPALLFCDSQSALHIAKNPVFHERTKHIEIDCHVVRKKLQA is encoded by the exons ATGACCGATAAAGAGGATGCAGCTGGTGACATTCCACAACTCCCATTCACTCATGAGCAATGTCATAAGCTTCTCTCATTGATTTCAAATTCAGACATCTCACAACCATTATCAG aagaggtgtatatggaGTTACCTCCTGGTTATGCTGGCAGTAAGGGAAAATTTTTTGGCCTAAAGCAAGCTTCAAGACAATGGTACTCAAAATTATCACAAGCTTTGCTTAACTATGGTTTTGAGCAGTCCAAATCTGATCACTCTTTGTTTATATACAAGTATGATTCTATCTTCTTGGCACTTTTAGTTTATGTTAATGATATCATATTGGCCAGTGATGATATGAATGAGATTACTCGATTGAAAGGGTTCTTAAATGAGCAGTTTAAAATCAAAGATTTGGGACAATTGAAGTACTTCTTAGGAATTGAAGTAGCACAGTGTAAAAGAG ATTTTCCTATGGAGACTAATCTGAAATTGCAGAATACTGATGAAGATCTGCTCATTGACCCTACAAGCTATAGAAGATTGATTGGAAAACATCTATTTTTAACTACAACACGGCCTGACATTTCTTATTCTGTTGGTAAGCTTAATCAGTTCATGGATAAGCCAGCAAAAGCACACATGAATGCTGCCTACAGAGTGCTAAGGTATATCAAGCAAAATCCAGGACAAGGGTTGTATTTTTCTGTTGATTCAGAATTGCACATCAAAGATTTTTGTGATTCAGATTGGGGAGGCTGTAAGGACACCAGAAAGTCAATAACAGGGTACTGTACGTCCTTGGGTCACAGTTTGGTATCCTGGAAGTCAAAGAAACAGTCCATAGTTTCCAGATCTTCAGCTGAAGCAGAGTACAGAGCTCTTGCTTCAGCAACCTGTGAGGTTTTGTTGTTAAAATACTTGCTTGCTGACTTGAAAATTGATCATTCACGACCAGCTTTACTCTTCTGTGACAGTCAATCAGCCTTACACATTGCAAAAAATCCTGTATTCCATGAACGTACTAAACACATAGAGATTGATTGTCATGTTGTTCGCAAAAAACTACAAGCATGA